Genomic segment of Paenalkalicoccus suaedae:
GAAGAGGTTGTATCTATTGCAGGTAAATGTTGCGAGAGCGGGGATATGCTAATCTGGGATATTAATCTCCCAAAAATCGAGCAAGGTGATATTTTAGCTGTCTTCTCAACAGGTGCCTATGGTTACTCGATGGCAAACAATTATAACCGGATTCTACGTCCTGCTGTCGTGTTCGTTGAGGATGGGGAGCATGAATGTGTGATCGAAAGAGAGCAGTTTGAAGATTTAACAAGACGTGAGAATCGATACTCAAAAATTATGCTTCCTGAAAAAGCATAAACGTGACCTTTAAGTGATTCTCTGCTACACTATGTAAGGTATAAAATCGTTAAACAATGGAGGCAATTCACATGAAAAAAGGCGAAATTATTTTTGGCAACGGAGAAAAGATTGTTATTGAATTTTTCCCAGAAGCAGCACCAGGACACGTAGAAAACTTTGAGAAGCTTGCGAGCGACGGTTTTTATAACGGATTAAACTTCCACCGAGTTATTCCAGGTTTTGTTGCACAGGGCGGATGTCCAAACGGAACAGGAACTGGCGGACCTGGTTACACAATCAAATGTGAAACAGAAGGCAACCCACATAAGCACCAAAAAGGCACTCTCTCTATGGCACATGCAGGTCGTGACACTGGTGGAAGCCAATTCTTCCTCGTATTCGATCCACAGCCGCACCTAGATGGTGTTCACACTGTTTTTGGCCAAGTTATTGAAGGCCTTGACGTGATGGATC
This window contains:
- a CDS encoding peptidylprolyl isomerase, giving the protein MKKGEIIFGNGEKIVIEFFPEAAPGHVENFEKLASDGFYNGLNFHRVIPGFVAQGGCPNGTGTGGPGYTIKCETEGNPHKHQKGTLSMAHAGRDTGGSQFFLVFDPQPHLDGVHTVFGQVIEGLDVMDRIKQGDVMEEVKVYDVE